TTGATCTCGCTGGCGCACTATCTTCCCAGCGATGCTCAATGGTCTAGCCGCAATGGCGAGCAATGGGATATTCCGAAGCTGCTAAAAGCGGAAATCGATGCTCCCATTCACGGCGCTACGTGTGGCGGCTCACACCGATTGCTCGGCATTGCCAACGCCGTGAAGGAACGCGCCAAGCAAGGTCAGCCCATCGACGGCGAATGGTCCCGCGCGGCCAGATACATTGCCGACTTCCAGCGCTACACCCTGGGGAGCTTGCAAAACCCTGACGGCAGCTTCAGCACCGAATGGTTTAACGCTCCGGCAGATCGCCCCGGCGATCTCGACCGCAAATTGCAAACCACCGGCCACATGCTGGAGTTCATCGTGTGGTCGCTGCCCAGCGATCACTTGCGCGATCCGCGTGTCATCAGAGCCCTCGATTTTCTGTCGAACACTTTAGAAGCCAACCCCGACAAAGCGTGGAGCATTGGCCCTTTAGGGCATGCCTTGCACGCGCTGCTGGTTTATCACGAACGAATGTTCAACCAGCCGTCGCTCGCGCCGTTGCCGCTTGCGGCCAGCGCTGCACCGAGTGACAAAGCTGCTGCCACCTCGTCCCGTGTTTCCGAAGAGCCATCGTTGCTGCCAGATGTCGGCAGCAGCAACCTCACCATGTCAAAATTGCAAAAAGCGGTCCAGCGGCCCAAGCCGCCCCATTCGGACGACAGCGCGGCCGCAGCGCAGCCTGGAGCGAAGCCAGGATATTCCTTTGCGACCGACAGCGGCAGCAAAGCGACCAATAAACTCGACGCGGCGAAGCAGCCGACTGCTGAAACGAAGCCTGCCGCGAAAACGCCCACGGCCAAGGAAATTGCCGATGCCTCCGACGGCTGCACCGATTCGATTCCAGCGCTGGCAGCGCGCGTTTCGACTTTGAGACTTGCACTGCGAGACGTGGTCTCGGCCCTCAACGAGTCCGCGAAGGCGCCGCCGGCTGCTCAACCGGCAATAGCGCCGCCGGCAGCAGCCCCAACACTGAACGCGCCCACCTTCCCCAGTGACGCTCCGTTCGACCGTCCCGGAACGAGCAAAGTTGGGCCGTAATTCAAGCTCCGCATCGAAGCTCAGCCTGCGCAGCAGCCCGGTCTGCTTGGTGAAATGGCGTGTCCAGGCAGCCATTGCATCACATTCCCGCCTAAGCTGGCCGCTGCTTGACGCCTTGCATAGCATTCCTTCGTAGTCCGATTTCGACCCGCGAAATATTACGAAGGGTGTTTCCATGCGTGCCCGCGCCCCCAATGCCGAACAACTGCTGCGCCTCATTCAAGCCGATGCCGACGATCATGCTGGCTTCAACGCCTCTTCCCGCGATCTGCCTCCGCCCCACGGCACGCCGCAGTCCGCTAGCGGCTCAACCGGCGCATCGCCAACCGCTGCCACGAGCACCAGCGTGGTCGACGACGCCAATCTGCTCGATGCCTATTCGCAAGCCGTGGTTCGGGTGGTCGAAACCGTGGGCCGCGCGACCATTGGCGTCATGCCGCCGCGCGATCAGCGCCAAGGAGGCCAAGGTTCCGGCTTTGTCGTCACCCCCGACGGATATGCGCTGACGAACAGCCACGTGATTGGCGGCCGCAGCAAGTTGACGGCCACCACGCACGAAGGCGATCGGCTCGATTGCGAAGTCATTGGCGACGATCCCGCCACCGATTTGGCGCTGGTCCGTTTGGCGGCTCGCGATTTGCCGTTGTGCTCGCTGGGCGATTCCGACGCGCTGCGCGTGGGACAGTTGGCGATTGCCATCGGTAACCCGTTGGGGTTCGAATCAACCGTTTCCACTGGCGTAATCAGCGCGCTGGGGCGCAGCATGCGCTCGCAGCATGGCCGGCTCATCGAAAGCGTCATTCAACATACCGCCCCGCTGAACCCAGGCAACAGCGGCGGCCCGCTGGTCGACAGCCGCGGGCGCGTAGTCGGCGTGAACACGGCGGTGGTGTTCATGGCGCAAGGCCTGGGCTTTGCCGTGCCTGCCAATACCGCGCGCTGGGTGATCGGCGAACTAATCACCCACGGGAAAGTGCGCCGTCCGTTT
This genomic stretch from Pirellulales bacterium harbors:
- a CDS encoding trypsin-like peptidase domain-containing protein — encoded protein: MRARAPNAEQLLRLIQADADDHAGFNASSRDLPPPHGTPQSASGSTGASPTAATSTSVVDDANLLDAYSQAVVRVVETVGRATIGVMPPRDQRQGGQGSGFVVTPDGYALTNSHVIGGRSKLTATTHEGDRLDCEVIGDDPATDLALVRLAARDLPLCSLGDSDALRVGQLAIAIGNPLGFESTVSTGVISALGRSMRSQHGRLIESVIQHTAPLNPGNSGGPLVDSRGRVVGVNTAVVFMAQGLGFAVPANTARWVIGELITHGKVRRPFLGISATVAAIERRLVRQLDLLSDRAVEVAALEPSGPAQRAGIEPGDFIVSVNDRLVSSVDDLHQLLSRLPVDKPITLSLLRGPRLLEIQVQPALGQ